One Actinomadura viridis genomic region harbors:
- a CDS encoding polysaccharide deacetylase family protein produces the protein MPLLHKIAVVVVIAAVVAGLWLPDRGPDTTADATRAAGRGPAPGGQAGPTRGNDPAAPASRPAAPSSAPPATVGPATPAAAAAKANELGQIPVIMYHRIIDNPELSLDRSTAEFREELVRLARTGYVPITAGEMVSGRFNVPAGRHPVVLTFDDSTPGHFALDPQGRPKAGTAVAIIQEVARQYPGFRPTATFYLNQELFGLAGQESAGLRWLLQNGFELGNHTLSHKDLSTLSKAAVQKEIGDIESKVVSLTGTHTATLAYPFGSEPDKRQWAERKEGAYDFKGVFLAGWKPSESPFDEKFDHLAISRVRSEGKIKENDCKQFCSTAWLDRLDAAPGERYTSDGDPHTITFPRAEEDRLAKELRGRGRVY, from the coding sequence GTGCCGCTCCTGCACAAGATCGCCGTTGTCGTCGTGATCGCGGCCGTGGTCGCCGGGCTCTGGCTCCCGGACCGCGGCCCCGACACCACCGCCGACGCCACCCGCGCGGCCGGGCGGGGCCCGGCGCCCGGAGGGCAGGCCGGGCCGACGCGCGGGAACGATCCCGCCGCGCCCGCGTCCCGCCCCGCGGCCCCGTCGTCCGCCCCGCCCGCGACGGTCGGGCCGGCGACGCCGGCGGCGGCCGCCGCCAAGGCCAACGAGCTGGGCCAGATCCCGGTGATCATGTACCACCGGATCATCGACAACCCCGAGCTGTCGCTGGACCGGTCGACCGCCGAGTTCCGCGAGGAACTGGTCCGCCTGGCCAGGACCGGGTACGTGCCCATCACCGCGGGGGAGATGGTGAGCGGCCGGTTCAACGTCCCGGCGGGCCGCCATCCGGTGGTGCTGACCTTCGACGACAGCACCCCCGGGCACTTCGCGCTGGACCCGCAGGGGCGCCCGAAGGCGGGCACGGCGGTGGCGATCATCCAGGAGGTGGCGCGGCAGTACCCGGGGTTCCGGCCGACCGCGACCTTCTACCTGAACCAGGAGCTGTTCGGGCTGGCCGGCCAGGAGTCGGCCGGCCTGAGGTGGCTGCTCCAGAACGGCTTCGAGCTCGGCAACCACACGCTCAGCCACAAGGACCTCTCGACGCTCTCCAAGGCGGCGGTGCAGAAGGAGATCGGCGACATCGAGAGCAAGGTCGTCTCGCTCACCGGGACGCACACGGCGACGCTGGCCTACCCCTTCGGGTCCGAGCCCGACAAGCGGCAGTGGGCGGAGCGGAAGGAGGGCGCCTACGACTTCAAGGGCGTCTTCCTCGCCGGGTGGAAGCCCTCCGAGTCGCCGTTCGACGAGAAGTTCGATCATCTGGCCATCTCCCGGGTACGCTCCGAAGGCAAGATCAAGGAGAACGACTGCAAGCAGTTCTGCTCCACCGCGTGGCTGGACCGCCTCGACGCCGCCCCGGGGGAGCGGTACACCTCGGACGGCGACCCGCACACGATCACGTTCCCGCGGGCGGAGGAGGACCGGCTGGCCAAGGAACTGCGCGGCAGGGGACGGGTGTACTGA
- a CDS encoding endonuclease/exonuclease/phosphatase family protein gives MASTDLGTKTGGPAQPAGPSIVPQGPARLALIAITVAVLAQTLRFSLPQYDHFADRAGTAVAGLVVLAVYLAGFTGPLIRRAAGPRGLLLAGVGGLLAVRLLAQVLTPQTWLAFVGTAVGMIAVGALYEGARGLSGVGFATATVAGLSADSAVRMAFATWDAAWRSGPGPWAACLLFVGLGAAALYRELSSGPVAAPGISWRDAFGAAAFGPFLALQVLVLSSPAFVASAGWQSLTAAHIVIVIGQGLALAFLASGLAVRAVPGGVCVLGGTLLGVGAGAVAGTYAVAGIEVVPVVIGGHVLSAWLLAVACRAPLRRAGVGGPVQRIDVGAATGGLLIGLILVSYQVSALEPLPFPNNALPGLAGILLGALAAIAAARGGPLPARAPLRALTAGGAALVLLLGTLVFTVAGPSGEAVAAPAGGRIRVVSYNIHDAVNRDGRLDPEGVARAIEAQRAHVVLLQEAGRGSLLSGTTDVGVWLSRRLGMKLLWGPAADGQFGNAILTSLPVERSGTGRMPKGDWSQIRGYVWARLKVGGRTMDVWSTHLEGGADATGERTREIAALLRAWGGAPRTIIGGDFNAEPASGEISQMLEGGELRSAALGGDPSPTTADGRRVDWIFGTDDLLFADYEVPRTAGSDHYPVGVTVRIGQ, from the coding sequence TTGGCCAGCACAGACCTAGGCACCAAGACCGGCGGGCCGGCACAGCCGGCCGGGCCCTCGATCGTCCCGCAGGGGCCGGCGCGGCTCGCGCTGATCGCGATCACGGTGGCGGTGCTCGCACAGACCCTGCGTTTCTCGCTGCCCCAGTACGACCACTTCGCCGACCGCGCGGGCACGGCCGTCGCGGGCCTGGTGGTGCTGGCGGTGTACCTCGCCGGGTTCACCGGCCCGCTGATCCGCCGCGCGGCCGGGCCGCGGGGCCTGCTGCTGGCCGGGGTGGGCGGGCTGCTCGCCGTACGGCTGCTGGCCCAGGTGCTCACCCCGCAGACGTGGCTGGCGTTCGTCGGCACCGCCGTCGGCATGATCGCCGTGGGCGCGCTGTACGAGGGCGCGCGCGGCCTGTCGGGGGTGGGGTTCGCCACCGCCACGGTCGCGGGCCTGTCGGCCGACAGCGCGGTGCGGATGGCGTTCGCCACCTGGGACGCCGCCTGGCGGTCGGGGCCCGGCCCGTGGGCGGCGTGCCTGCTGTTCGTGGGGCTGGGGGCCGCCGCGCTCTACCGCGAGCTGTCCTCCGGGCCGGTCGCGGCGCCGGGGATCTCCTGGCGGGACGCCTTCGGGGCCGCCGCGTTCGGGCCGTTCCTGGCGCTGCAGGTGCTGGTGCTGTCCAGCCCGGCGTTCGTGGCCTCGGCGGGCTGGCAGTCGCTGACCGCCGCGCACATCGTGATCGTGATCGGCCAGGGCCTGGCGCTGGCGTTCCTGGCCTCCGGCCTGGCCGTGCGGGCGGTGCCCGGCGGCGTGTGCGTGCTCGGCGGCACCCTGCTGGGCGTGGGCGCGGGGGCGGTCGCCGGGACCTACGCCGTCGCCGGCATCGAGGTCGTCCCCGTCGTCATCGGCGGGCACGTGCTGTCGGCGTGGCTGCTGGCGGTGGCCTGCCGGGCGCCGCTGCGCCGCGCCGGGGTCGGCGGGCCGGTCCAGCGGATCGACGTCGGCGCCGCCACCGGCGGCCTGCTGATCGGCCTGATCCTGGTGTCGTACCAGGTCAGTGCGCTGGAGCCGCTGCCGTTCCCGAACAACGCGCTGCCCGGCCTGGCGGGCATCCTGCTCGGCGCCCTGGCCGCGATCGCCGCGGCCCGGGGCGGCCCGCTGCCGGCGCGCGCGCCGTTGCGGGCGCTCACCGCGGGCGGCGCCGCGCTGGTGCTGCTGCTCGGCACCCTGGTCTTCACCGTCGCGGGCCCGTCCGGTGAGGCCGTCGCCGCTCCGGCCGGCGGGCGCATCCGGGTGGTGAGCTACAACATCCACGACGCCGTGAACCGGGACGGGCGGCTCGACCCCGAGGGCGTCGCCCGCGCGATCGAGGCGCAGCGGGCCCACGTGGTGCTGCTCCAGGAGGCGGGCCGCGGCTCCCTGCTGTCGGGCACCACCGACGTGGGCGTGTGGCTGTCGCGGCGGCTCGGGATGAAGCTGCTGTGGGGGCCGGCCGCCGACGGGCAGTTCGGCAACGCGATCCTCACCTCCCTCCCGGTGGAGCGGTCGGGGACGGGCCGGATGCCCAAGGGCGACTGGTCGCAGATCCGCGGGTACGTGTGGGCGCGGCTGAAGGTGGGCGGGCGCACCATGGACGTGTGGTCCACGCACCTGGAGGGCGGCGCCGACGCGACCGGCGAGCGGACCAGGGAGATCGCGGCGCTGCTGCGGGCCTGGGGCGGCGCGCCCCGCACGATCATCGGCGGCGACTTCAACGCCGAGCCCGCCAGCGGCGAGATCTCGCAGATGCTGGAGGGCGGCGAGCTGCGCAGCGCCGCGCTCGGCGGCGACCCCTCGCCGACCACCGCCGACGGCCGCCGGGTCGACTGGATCTTCGGGACCGACGACCTGCTGTTCGCCGACTACGAGGTGCCGCGGACGGCGGGCTCGGACCACTACCCCGTCGGGGTGACCGTGCGGATCGGCCAGTGA
- a CDS encoding GNAT family N-acetyltransferase — MSGAAVSIVPAGPGDAGEILTVQRAAYVTEAQLYGDPFIPPLVESGEQVAAMLGGDAVVLKAVAGGRLVGAVRARFGDRTCLVARLVVAPDMRGRGVGSGLMRALEEAVAGRADACVLFTGHLSEGNLRLCRRLGYAETHRERVADHLTLVHMRKTLAPASGN; from the coding sequence GTGAGCGGCGCGGCGGTCTCGATCGTGCCGGCGGGCCCCGGCGACGCCGGTGAGATCCTGACCGTGCAGCGGGCGGCGTACGTGACCGAGGCGCAGCTGTACGGCGACCCGTTCATCCCGCCGCTGGTGGAGTCGGGGGAGCAGGTGGCCGCGATGCTCGGCGGCGACGCCGTGGTGCTCAAGGCGGTGGCGGGCGGGCGGCTGGTCGGCGCCGTCCGCGCCCGCTTCGGCGACCGCACCTGCCTGGTCGCCCGGCTGGTGGTCGCGCCCGACATGCGGGGCCGCGGCGTCGGGAGCGGGCTGATGCGCGCCCTGGAGGAGGCGGTGGCCGGGCGGGCCGACGCCTGCGTGCTGTTCACCGGCCATCTGAGCGAGGGCAACCTGCGGCTCTGCCGGCGGCTCGGTTACGCCGAGACCCACCGCGAGCGGGTCGCCGACCATCTCACGCTGGTGCACATGCGCAAGACCCTCGCCCCCGCGTCCGGGAACTGA
- the coaE gene encoding dephospho-CoA kinase, whose product MLKVGLTGGIGSGKSEVSARLRARGAVIIDADRIAREVVEPGTPGLAAVVAEFGEGVLLPGGGLDRERVGSIVFADRDRLAALNAIVHPLVGERMQELMDAAPAGAIVVYDVPLLAENGLAGMYDVVVVVDVPVEVQLDRLTSRRGMTEEDARARIAAQAAREERRAVADHVIDNSGSLDDLQARVDALWEDLVRRAPAATAG is encoded by the coding sequence GTGCTGAAAGTGGGACTTACCGGCGGCATCGGGTCGGGCAAGAGCGAGGTCTCGGCGCGGCTCCGCGCGCGCGGCGCGGTGATCATCGACGCCGACCGGATCGCGCGCGAGGTGGTCGAGCCGGGGACGCCCGGCCTGGCCGCGGTGGTGGCCGAGTTCGGCGAGGGGGTCCTGCTGCCCGGCGGCGGGCTGGACCGGGAGAGGGTCGGCTCGATCGTCTTCGCCGACCGTGACCGCCTGGCCGCCCTGAACGCCATCGTGCATCCGCTGGTGGGGGAGCGGATGCAGGAGCTGATGGACGCGGCCCCCGCCGGCGCGATCGTGGTGTACGACGTGCCGCTGCTGGCCGAGAACGGCCTGGCCGGGATGTACGACGTGGTCGTGGTCGTGGACGTGCCGGTCGAGGTCCAGCTGGACCGGCTCACCTCCCGGCGCGGGATGACCGAGGAGGACGCGCGGGCCCGGATCGCCGCCCAGGCCGCCCGCGAGGAGCGCCGCGCCGTCGCCGACCACGTGATCGACAACTCGGGTTCCCTGGACGATCTCCAGGCCCGGGTGGACGCCCTGTGGGAGGACCTCGTCCGCCGCGCCCCCGCCGCCACCGCCGGTTGA
- a CDS encoding sensor histidine kinase has product MTVRGWWSAMWPTRRSRALDISLAVSVAAFDAVWLLLATQRFWLPPWEVSAASAVLGLALVFRRRHPVELALFSLVFSPPTGGGGISVLIMLYSLGAYAASRRTVVTIAIAGYVTFLIFPGPTATSEPFFIQAVTGVAFTAPPVLLGLYMGARKQLFASLQERAERLEREQHLLAERARGEERTRIAREMHDVVANRVSVMVVHAGALKAVALRDPARAAETATVIGDMGRQALEELRQVIGVLRQGEEALPQSSPTLSEIRELIGQSSAAGLGVEILVRGEERPMPAAVGRALYRLVQEALTNVHKHAGDADTAVELALTPEAIEVEIRNEPPRAGPRHGLPSGGNGLLGLRERVTGLGGSFDAGPCGRGGFRVRARLPLPAS; this is encoded by the coding sequence ATGACCGTCCGGGGCTGGTGGTCGGCGATGTGGCCGACACGTCGCTCGCGCGCGCTCGACATCTCCCTGGCCGTCTCGGTCGCCGCCTTCGACGCCGTCTGGCTGCTGCTGGCGACCCAGAGGTTCTGGCTGCCCCCCTGGGAGGTGTCCGCCGCCAGCGCCGTCCTCGGCCTGGCCCTGGTGTTCCGCCGCCGCCACCCGGTCGAGCTGGCGCTCTTCAGCCTGGTCTTCAGCCCGCCCACCGGCGGCGGGGGCATCTCCGTGCTGATCATGCTGTACTCGCTGGGCGCCTACGCCGCCTCCCGGCGCACGGTGGTGACCATCGCGATCGCCGGGTACGTCACGTTCCTGATCTTCCCCGGGCCGACCGCGACGAGCGAGCCGTTCTTCATCCAGGCCGTCACCGGTGTCGCGTTCACCGCGCCGCCGGTGCTGCTCGGCCTCTACATGGGCGCCCGCAAGCAGCTGTTCGCCTCCCTCCAGGAGCGGGCCGAACGGCTGGAGCGCGAGCAGCACCTCCTGGCCGAGCGCGCCCGCGGCGAGGAGCGCACCCGTATCGCACGGGAGATGCACGACGTCGTCGCCAACCGGGTGAGCGTGATGGTCGTCCACGCCGGGGCGCTCAAGGCCGTCGCCCTGCGCGACCCGGCGCGCGCCGCCGAGACCGCCACGGTCATCGGCGACATGGGCCGGCAGGCCCTCGAGGAGCTCCGCCAGGTCATCGGGGTGCTCCGGCAGGGCGAGGAGGCGCTGCCGCAGAGCTCGCCCACCCTCTCGGAGATCCGCGAGCTGATCGGCCAGTCCAGCGCGGCCGGGCTCGGCGTGGAGATCCTGGTACGGGGCGAGGAGCGGCCGATGCCCGCCGCCGTCGGCCGCGCCCTGTACCGGCTGGTGCAGGAGGCGCTGACCAACGTGCACAAGCACGCCGGGGACGCCGACACCGCGGTCGAGCTGGCCCTGACGCCCGAGGCGATCGAGGTCGAGATCCGCAACGAGCCGCCGCGCGCGGGCCCGCGGCACGGCCTTCCCAGCGGCGGGAACGGCCTGCTCGGGCTGCGCGAGCGGGTCACCGGGCTGGGCGGCAGCTTCGACGCCGGGCCCTGCGGCCGGGGCGGCTTCCGGGTCCGGGCGCGCCTCCCGCTCCCCGCGTCCTGA
- the rpsA gene encoding 30S ribosomal protein S1, with product MTSSTEATSTTPQVAVNDIGSEDAFLAAIDETIKYFNDGDIVEGTVVKVDRDEVLLDIGYKTEGVIPSRELSIKHDVDPNEVVTVGDHVEALVLQKEDKEGRLILSKKRAQYERAWGTIEKIKDEDGIVTGTVIEVVKGGLILDIGLRGFLPASLVEMRRVRDLQPYVGRELEAKIIELDKNRNNVVLSRRAWLEQTQSEVRQTFLNTLQKGQVRKGVVSSIVNFGAFVDLGGVDGLVHVSELSWKHIDHPSEVVEVGQEVTVEVLDVDMERERVSLSLKATQEDPWQQFARTHQIGQVVPGRVTKLVPFGAFVRVEEGIEGLVHISELAERHVEIPEQVVQVGDEIFVKIIDIDLDRRRISLSLKQANESAAGIEEEDFDPTLYGMPAEYDEQGNYKYPEGFDSETGEWLEGYDTQRETWERQYAEARARFDAHRKQIEEARKAEAEAEGGAPSGETSYSGGGESESTGGALATDEALAALREKLSGGQ from the coding sequence ATGACGAGCAGCACCGAGGCAACCTCGACCACCCCGCAGGTAGCGGTCAACGACATCGGGTCCGAGGACGCCTTCCTCGCCGCGATCGACGAGACCATCAAGTATTTCAACGACGGCGACATCGTCGAAGGGACTGTCGTCAAGGTCGATCGTGACGAGGTCCTCCTCGACATCGGCTACAAGACCGAGGGCGTCATCCCCTCGCGCGAGCTGTCCATCAAGCATGACGTGGATCCCAACGAGGTGGTGACCGTTGGTGACCACGTCGAGGCCCTCGTCCTCCAGAAGGAGGACAAGGAGGGCCGGCTGATCCTGTCCAAGAAGCGCGCCCAGTACGAGCGCGCCTGGGGCACGATCGAGAAGATCAAGGACGAGGACGGCATCGTCACCGGGACCGTCATCGAGGTCGTCAAGGGCGGCCTCATCCTCGACATCGGCCTGCGCGGCTTCCTGCCGGCGTCGCTGGTGGAGATGCGACGGGTACGTGACCTGCAGCCCTACGTGGGCCGCGAGCTCGAAGCCAAGATCATCGAGCTGGACAAGAACCGCAACAACGTGGTCCTGTCCCGCCGTGCCTGGCTGGAGCAGACCCAGAGCGAGGTCCGCCAGACCTTCCTCAACACCCTCCAGAAGGGCCAGGTCCGCAAGGGCGTGGTCTCCTCGATCGTCAACTTCGGTGCGTTCGTGGACCTGGGCGGCGTGGACGGTCTGGTGCACGTGTCCGAGCTCTCCTGGAAGCACATCGACCACCCGTCCGAGGTCGTCGAGGTGGGCCAGGAGGTCACCGTCGAGGTCCTCGACGTGGACATGGAGCGCGAGCGGGTCTCCCTGTCGCTCAAGGCGACGCAGGAGGACCCCTGGCAGCAGTTCGCCCGCACCCACCAGATCGGCCAGGTCGTGCCGGGCCGCGTCACCAAGCTGGTGCCGTTCGGCGCGTTCGTCCGGGTCGAGGAGGGCATCGAGGGCCTGGTGCACATCTCCGAGCTGGCCGAGCGCCACGTGGAGATCCCCGAGCAGGTCGTCCAGGTCGGCGACGAGATCTTCGTGAAGATCATCGACATCGACCTCGACCGGCGCCGCATCAGCCTGTCGCTCAAGCAGGCCAACGAGAGCGCCGCGGGCATCGAGGAAGAGGACTTCGACCCGACGCTCTACGGCATGCCCGCCGAGTACGACGAGCAGGGGAACTACAAGTACCCCGAGGGCTTCGACTCCGAGACCGGCGAGTGGCTCGAGGGCTACGACACCCAGCGCGAGACCTGGGAGCGGCAGTACGCCGAGGCGCGGGCGCGCTTCGACGCCCACCGCAAGCAGATCGAGGAGGCCCGCAAGGCCGAGGCGGAGGCCGAGGGCGGCGCGCCGTCCGGCGAGACCTCCTACTCCGGCGGCGGCGAGTCCGAGTCCACCGGTGGCGCGCTGGCCACCGACGAGGCACTGGCCGCGCTGCGGGAGAAGCTGTCCGGCGGACAGTGA
- the polA gene encoding DNA polymerase I: MATTAPTPDKRDRLLLLDGHSLAYRAFFALPVENFSTTDGQPTNAVYGFTSMLINVLRDEEPSHIAVAFDRSEPTFRHEQYVEYKAGRQKTPDEFRSQVSLIFEVLDALRIPRLSVAGFEADDIIATLSVQATEAGMETLIVTGDRDAFQLVDEHVTILYPVRGVSELARMDPAAVEAKYGVPPERYRELAALVGETSDNLPGVPGVGPKTAAKWLTKYGDLDGLVEHVGEIKGKAGDNLREHLGQVLRNQQINKLDCAVGLDLTPPQLAMGQWDREEIHTLFDSLQFRVLRERLYASLSAAEPEADEGFEVELEALEPGALGAWLDDNAGPGRRTGVAVTGTWGRGTGEVTAIALASTAPAGEGGGTPAVHLDPATLVEDDERALAAWLADPARPKALHEAKGPMLALAARGMDLRGLTSDTALAAYLALPGQRTFDLADLVLRYLHRELRAEADDSGQLTIDGSGEQEAAQDLAVRARAVAELADVLDTDLEKRGATGLLHDVELPLVRVLAGMERAGIAVDAERLASMEATLGGQEKEVEQLAHDAVGHEFKLGSPKQVQQVLFDELGLPKTKRTKTGYTTDSEALTNLLAKNDHPVLEHILRWREVSKLKSIVASLIPMADDAGRIHTTFNQMVAATGRLSSTDPNLQNIPIRTAEGRQIREAFVVGEGYESLLTADYSQIELRIMAHLSEDEALLEAFRAKADFHTITASRVFKLPPDQIDSELRARIKAMNYGLAYGLSAYGLSQQLRIPPDEARGLMEEYFEQFGGVRDYLQNVVAKARHDGYTETILGRRRYLPDLTSDNRQRREMAERMALNAPVQGSAADIVKVASLNVDRALREHGLSSRMLLQVHDELVFEVAPGELGTLQELIREQMAGAYDLRAPLEVSMGTGQTWQAAAH, translated from the coding sequence GTGGCGACCACAGCTCCGACCCCTGACAAGCGAGACCGGCTGCTGCTCCTCGACGGGCACTCCCTGGCCTACCGGGCGTTCTTCGCGCTCCCGGTGGAGAACTTCTCGACGACCGACGGCCAGCCGACGAACGCGGTGTACGGCTTCACCTCGATGCTCATCAACGTGCTGCGCGACGAGGAGCCCTCGCACATCGCGGTGGCCTTCGACCGCTCCGAGCCGACGTTCCGGCACGAGCAGTACGTGGAGTACAAGGCCGGCCGGCAGAAGACCCCCGACGAGTTCCGCAGCCAGGTCAGCCTGATCTTCGAGGTGCTGGACGCGCTGCGGATCCCGCGGCTGTCGGTGGCCGGGTTCGAGGCCGACGACATCATCGCCACCCTGTCGGTGCAGGCCACCGAGGCCGGCATGGAGACGCTGATCGTGACCGGCGACCGGGACGCGTTCCAGCTGGTCGACGAGCACGTCACCATCCTCTACCCGGTCCGCGGCGTCTCCGAGCTGGCCCGGATGGACCCGGCCGCGGTGGAGGCCAAGTACGGCGTGCCGCCCGAGCGCTACCGCGAGCTGGCCGCGCTGGTGGGGGAGACCAGCGACAACCTGCCCGGCGTGCCCGGCGTCGGCCCCAAGACCGCCGCCAAGTGGCTCACCAAGTACGGCGACCTGGACGGGCTGGTCGAGCATGTCGGCGAGATCAAGGGCAAGGCCGGCGACAACCTGCGCGAGCACCTGGGCCAGGTGCTGCGCAACCAGCAGATCAACAAGCTCGACTGCGCGGTCGGCCTTGACCTGACCCCGCCGCAGCTGGCGATGGGCCAGTGGGACCGCGAGGAGATCCACACCCTCTTCGACTCGCTGCAGTTCCGGGTGCTGCGCGAGCGGCTGTACGCCTCGCTCTCCGCCGCCGAGCCCGAGGCCGACGAGGGCTTCGAGGTGGAGCTGGAGGCCCTGGAGCCCGGCGCGCTGGGCGCCTGGCTGGACGACAACGCCGGCCCCGGCCGCCGTACCGGCGTGGCCGTCACCGGCACCTGGGGGCGCGGCACCGGCGAGGTGACCGCGATCGCGCTCGCCTCCACCGCGCCCGCCGGCGAGGGCGGCGGCACCCCCGCCGTCCACCTCGACCCCGCCACCCTGGTGGAGGACGACGAGCGGGCGCTGGCGGCCTGGCTGGCCGACCCGGCCCGCCCCAAGGCGCTGCACGAGGCCAAGGGGCCGATGCTGGCCCTGGCCGCCCGCGGCATGGACCTGCGCGGCCTCACCAGCGACACCGCCCTGGCCGCCTACCTCGCCCTGCCCGGCCAGCGCACCTTCGACCTGGCCGACCTGGTCCTGCGCTACCTGCACCGCGAGCTGCGCGCCGAGGCCGACGACTCCGGCCAGCTGACCATCGACGGCTCGGGCGAGCAGGAGGCCGCCCAGGACCTGGCCGTGCGCGCCCGCGCGGTCGCCGAGCTGGCCGACGTCCTGGACACCGACCTCGAGAAGCGCGGCGCCACCGGCCTGCTGCACGACGTCGAGCTGCCGCTGGTGCGCGTGCTGGCCGGCATGGAGCGGGCCGGCATCGCGGTCGACGCCGAGCGGCTGGCCTCGATGGAGGCGACGCTGGGCGGCCAGGAGAAGGAGGTCGAGCAGCTCGCCCACGACGCCGTCGGGCACGAGTTCAAGCTCGGCTCCCCCAAGCAGGTCCAGCAGGTCCTCTTCGACGAGCTGGGGCTGCCCAAGACCAAGCGCACCAAGACGGGCTACACCACCGACTCCGAGGCCCTCACCAACCTGCTGGCCAAGAACGACCACCCGGTCCTGGAGCACATCCTGCGCTGGCGCGAGGTGTCCAAGCTCAAGAGCATCGTCGCCTCGCTGATCCCGATGGCCGACGACGCCGGGCGCATCCACACCACGTTCAACCAGATGGTCGCCGCGACCGGGCGGCTGTCGTCCACCGACCCCAACCTGCAGAACATCCCGATCCGCACCGCCGAGGGCCGCCAGATCCGCGAGGCGTTCGTCGTCGGCGAGGGCTACGAGTCGCTGCTGACCGCCGACTACAGCCAGATCGAGCTGCGGATCATGGCCCACCTCTCCGAGGACGAGGCGCTGCTGGAGGCGTTCCGCGCCAAGGCCGACTTCCACACCATCACCGCGTCCCGCGTGTTCAAGCTGCCGCCCGACCAGATCGACTCCGAGCTGCGCGCCCGGATCAAGGCGATGAACTACGGCCTGGCGTACGGCCTGTCCGCCTACGGGCTCTCCCAGCAGCTGCGCATCCCGCCGGACGAGGCGCGCGGCCTGATGGAGGAGTACTTCGAGCAGTTCGGCGGCGTCCGCGACTACCTCCAGAACGTCGTCGCCAAGGCCCGCCACGACGGCTACACCGAGACCATCCTCGGCCGCCGCCGCTACCTGCCCGACCTCACCTCCGACAACCGGCAGCGGCGCGAGATGGCCGAGCGGATGGCGCTCAACGCCCCCGTCCAGGGGTCGGCCGCCGACATCGTCAAGGTCGCCAGCCTCAACGTCGACCGCGCGCTGCGCGAGCACGGCCTGAGCTCCCGGATGCTCCTGCAGGTCCACGACGAGCTCGTCTTCGAGGTGGCCCCCGGCGAGCTCGGCACGCTCCAGGAGCTGATCCGCGAGCAGATGGCCGGCGCGTACGATCTCCGCGCCCCGCTCGAGGTGAGCATGGGCACCGGCCAGACCTGGCAGGCCGCCGCCCACTGA